A single region of the Solwaraspora sp. WMMD791 genome encodes:
- a CDS encoding NADH-quinone oxidoreductase subunit C, whose translation MTGPTNAPSEQPGGGVPAAAPPVGATSGAPAEYPPASPAGRGMFGIQGSGDTSGFGGLVRRRASVAGSERPYGGYFDEVCDALEEAYPAFADAIEKVIVDRGELTLHIRPERIAEVCRVMRDDESLRFELCSSVSGVDYLGADERRLHVVYQLTSMTYRRRVRLEAAVSAEDPHLPSVTAVYPTADWQERETYDMFGVIFDGHPALTRILMPDDWEGHPQRKDYPLGGVPVEYKGAEIPPPDKRRSYQ comes from the coding sequence GTGACGGGGCCGACCAACGCGCCGAGCGAGCAGCCCGGTGGCGGCGTACCCGCCGCCGCACCGCCGGTCGGGGCGACCAGTGGCGCACCGGCCGAGTACCCGCCGGCCAGCCCGGCCGGGCGTGGCATGTTCGGCATCCAGGGTTCCGGCGACACCTCCGGCTTCGGCGGCCTGGTCCGTCGCCGGGCCTCCGTGGCCGGCAGCGAGCGGCCGTACGGCGGCTACTTCGACGAGGTGTGCGACGCGCTGGAGGAGGCCTACCCGGCGTTCGCCGACGCGATCGAGAAGGTGATCGTCGACCGGGGCGAGCTGACCCTGCACATCCGCCCGGAGCGGATCGCCGAGGTGTGCCGGGTGATGCGCGACGACGAGTCGCTGCGCTTCGAGCTCTGCTCCTCGGTCTCCGGAGTGGACTACCTCGGTGCCGACGAGCGCCGACTGCACGTCGTCTACCAGTTGACCTCGATGACGTACCGCCGTCGGGTCCGGCTCGAAGCGGCGGTCAGCGCCGAGGACCCGCACCTGCCCAGCGTCACCGCCGTCTACCCGACCGCCGACTGGCAGGAGCGGGAGACGTACGACATGTTCGGGGTGATCTTCGACGGCCACCCGGCGCTGACCCGGATCCTGATGCCGGACGACTGGGAAGGCCACCCGCAGCGCAAGGACTACCCGCTGGGCGGTGTCCCGGTGGAGTACAAGGGCGCCGAGATCCCACCGCCGGACAAGCGGAGGAGCTACCAATGA
- a CDS encoding NADH-quinone oxidoreductase subunit B: MGIEEKLPAGVLLTSVEKLVNWSRKTSVWGATFGLACCAIEMMAAGAPHYDMGRWGMEVFRASPRQADLMIVAGRVSQKMAPVLRQIYDQMAEPRWVLSMGVCASSGGMFNNYAIVQGVDHVVPVDMYLPGCPPRPEMLIDAVLKLREKIGHEPLGPNGRKMLEARRARGDVPVVAPGAMPSSYRSDKTRRAEWEQAVREGREEQLRIENWMKAQNHLHVRERLK, from the coding sequence ATGGGAATCGAGGAGAAACTCCCCGCCGGCGTACTGCTCACCTCGGTGGAGAAGCTGGTCAACTGGTCCCGGAAGACCTCGGTCTGGGGTGCGACCTTCGGGCTGGCCTGCTGCGCGATCGAGATGATGGCGGCCGGTGCCCCGCACTACGACATGGGGCGCTGGGGCATGGAGGTCTTCCGGGCCTCGCCCCGGCAGGCCGACCTGATGATCGTCGCCGGCCGGGTCAGCCAGAAGATGGCCCCGGTGCTGCGGCAGATCTACGACCAGATGGCCGAGCCACGCTGGGTGCTGTCGATGGGCGTCTGTGCCTCCAGCGGCGGCATGTTCAACAACTATGCGATCGTGCAGGGCGTCGACCACGTGGTGCCGGTCGACATGTACCTGCCGGGCTGCCCACCGCGCCCGGAGATGCTCATCGACGCGGTCCTGAAACTGCGCGAGAAGATCGGCCACGAGCCGCTCGGACCGAACGGCCGCAAGATGCTCGAGGCCCGCCGCGCCCGCGGTGACGTTCCGGTGGTCGCCCCCGGGGCGATGCCGTCGTCGTACCGCTCCGACAAGACCCGCCGGGCCGAGTGGGAGCAGGCCGTCCGGGAAGGCCGCGAGGAGCAGCTGCGGATCGAGAACTGGATGAAGGCCCAGAACCACCTGCACGTCCGGGAGCGGCTGAAGTGA
- a CDS encoding NADH-quinone oxidoreductase subunit A: MSLSPYIPIVGVFALASAFALFSVAAARLAGPLRYNRAKLEAYECGIEPSPEPVGGGRIPIKFYLTAMMFIIFDIEIIFLIPWAVSLDPLGAFGYVAVSLFIVAVSVAYVYEWRRGGLDWD, encoded by the coding sequence ATGTCGCTCTCGCCTTACATACCCATCGTCGGGGTGTTCGCCCTCGCCTCGGCCTTCGCGCTGTTCTCGGTGGCCGCCGCCCGGCTGGCCGGACCGTTGCGCTACAACCGGGCGAAGCTCGAAGCGTACGAGTGTGGCATCGAGCCGAGTCCGGAGCCGGTCGGCGGCGGTCGGATCCCGATCAAGTTCTATCTGACCGCGATGATGTTCATCATCTTCGACATCGAGATCATCTTCTTGATCCCGTGGGCGGTCTCGCTCGATCCGCTCGGCGCGTTCGGGTACGTCGCGGTCTCGCTGTTCATCGTCGCCGTCTCGGTCGCCTACGTGTACGAGTGGCGGCGCGGCGGGCTCGACTGGGACTGA
- a CDS encoding geranylgeranyl reductase family protein, whose translation MSDTEADVIVVGAGPGGSATAYHLARHGVRVLLLEKTNFPREKVCGDGLTPRAVKQLIKLGVDTSPEAGWLHNRGLRVIGGGIRLELDWPDLASFPNYGLVRTRLDFDDLLASRAVEAGALLHTGTNVVAPVLDDTGRAVGVTAEVGPDKQPTTFRAPLIVAADGVSGRFPLAMGLAKREDRPLGVAVRRYYRSPRHRDDYLESWLELRSREGGDRLLPGYGWIFGMGDGRVNVGLGVLNSSSAFGKTNYRRMLTDWLGSTPADWGLADEANADGPILGAALPMGFNRVPHYTRGVLLVGDSGGMVNPFNGEGIAYAMESGELAAEVAVQALARSAGADRERALAQYPAELKIRYGGYYRLGNIFVKLIGNPQIMRIATKHGMPHPTLMRFVLKLLANLTDPRGGDAMDRMINAMTKVAPAV comes from the coding sequence GTGAGCGACACCGAAGCCGACGTCATCGTCGTCGGCGCGGGCCCAGGTGGATCCGCGACCGCCTACCACCTCGCCCGACACGGTGTACGGGTGCTGCTGCTGGAGAAGACGAACTTCCCCCGGGAGAAGGTCTGCGGCGACGGGCTCACCCCGCGTGCCGTCAAGCAGTTGATCAAGCTCGGTGTGGACACCTCGCCGGAGGCCGGCTGGCTGCACAACCGGGGCCTACGGGTGATCGGCGGCGGGATCCGGCTCGAGCTCGACTGGCCCGACCTGGCCAGCTTCCCCAACTACGGCCTGGTGCGGACCCGGCTCGACTTCGACGACCTGTTGGCCAGCCGGGCGGTCGAGGCCGGCGCGCTGCTGCACACCGGCACCAACGTGGTCGCTCCGGTGCTGGACGACACCGGCCGGGCGGTCGGGGTCACCGCCGAGGTGGGCCCGGACAAGCAACCGACGACCTTCCGGGCTCCGCTGATCGTCGCCGCCGACGGTGTCTCCGGCCGGTTCCCGCTGGCCATGGGGCTCGCCAAGCGGGAGGACCGGCCGCTCGGCGTCGCGGTCCGCCGCTACTACCGCTCCCCCCGCCATCGTGACGACTACCTGGAGTCCTGGCTGGAGCTGCGCAGCCGCGAGGGCGGCGACCGGCTGCTGCCCGGCTACGGCTGGATCTTCGGCATGGGCGACGGCCGGGTCAACGTCGGCCTCGGCGTGCTCAACTCGTCGTCGGCTTTCGGTAAGACCAACTACCGGCGGATGCTGACCGACTGGCTCGGCAGCACCCCGGCGGACTGGGGGCTGGCCGACGAGGCCAACGCCGACGGTCCGATTCTCGGCGCCGCGCTGCCGATGGGCTTCAACCGGGTGCCCCACTACACCCGCGGAGTCCTGCTGGTCGGCGACTCCGGCGGTATGGTCAACCCGTTCAACGGTGAAGGCATCGCGTACGCGATGGAGTCCGGTGAGCTGGCCGCCGAGGTCGCGGTGCAGGCGCTGGCCCGGTCCGCCGGTGCCGACCGGGAGCGCGCGCTGGCGCAGTACCCGGCCGAGTTGAAGATCCGGTACGGCGGCTACTACCGGCTCGGCAACATCTTCGTGAAGCTGATCGGCAATCCGCAGATCATGCGGATCGCCACCAAACACGGCATGCCGCATCCGACACTCATGCGGTTCGTCCTCAAGTTGCTGGCGAACCTCACCGATCCACGGGGTGGGGATGCCATGGACCGGATGATCAACGCGATGACCAAGGTGGCTCCCGCCGTGTGA
- a CDS encoding demethylmenaquinone methyltransferase, whose translation MNQNPPAVRASLDKQPAEVAAMFDGVAGRYDLTNTVISFGQDRRWRRATRAAAELRPGDKVLDVGAGTGVSTAELGRDGVWAVGSDISLGMLRAGRRARPQVPLIAGDALALPFPDATFDAVTISFALRNVVDTGAALAEFARVTRPGGRLVVCEFSQPTNPAFRTVYLSYLMRSLPTVARAVASNPQAYVYLAESIRQWPDQAALAGRIGTAGWRSVQWRNLTGGIVALHRATRV comes from the coding sequence GTGAACCAGAATCCGCCTGCCGTCCGCGCCAGCCTGGACAAACAACCGGCCGAGGTCGCCGCGATGTTCGACGGGGTGGCCGGCCGTTACGACCTGACCAACACAGTGATCTCCTTCGGCCAGGACCGTCGGTGGCGTCGGGCCACCCGGGCGGCCGCCGAGCTGCGTCCCGGCGACAAGGTCCTCGATGTCGGGGCGGGGACCGGGGTGTCGACCGCCGAACTGGGCCGCGACGGGGTGTGGGCGGTCGGCTCGGACATCTCGCTGGGGATGCTGCGGGCCGGTCGCCGGGCCCGCCCACAGGTGCCGCTGATCGCCGGTGACGCCCTCGCGCTGCCGTTCCCGGACGCCACCTTCGACGCGGTGACAATCTCCTTCGCGTTGCGCAACGTGGTGGACACCGGTGCCGCGCTGGCCGAGTTCGCCCGGGTGACCCGGCCCGGTGGGCGCCTGGTGGTCTGCGAATTCTCCCAGCCGACCAACCCGGCGTTCCGGACCGTCTACCTGTCCTACCTGATGAGGTCGTTGCCGACCGTGGCGCGTGCGGTGGCGAGCAACCCGCAGGCGTACGTCTATCTGGCCGAGTCGATCCGGCAGTGGCCGGACCAGGCGGCGCTGGCCGGGCGGATCGGCACGGCGGGCTGGCGGTCGGTGCAGTGGCGCAACCTGACCGGCGGCATCGTGGCGCTGCACCGGGCGACCCGGGTATAG
- the mqnC gene encoding cyclic dehypoxanthinyl futalosine synthase has protein sequence MTTSREIDSILQRGADGGRITPEEALLIYTDAPFHALGEAADAVRRRRYPDNVVTYLIDRNINYTNVCVTACRFCAFFRAPKHAEGWAHPTEEILRRCGEAVELGATQVMLQGGHHPDFGVEYYEELFGAVKSAYPQLVIHSIGPSEILHMARVSGVTLDEAIARIKAAGLDSIAGAGAEMLPERPRRAIAPLKESGARWLEVMELAHRHGIESTATMMMGTGETNAERIEHLRMIRDVQDSTGGFRAFIPWTYQPENNHLKGRTQATTLEYLRMIAVSRLFFDQVAHLQASWLTTGKDVGQLALHMGVDDLGSIMLEENVISSAGARHRSNLHELIWMIRSAGRIPAQRDTEYRHLAVHHTPADDPTDDRVVSHFSSIALPGGGARRDLPLVDAR, from the coding sequence GTGACTACCAGCCGGGAGATCGACAGCATCCTGCAGCGTGGCGCCGACGGTGGCCGGATCACCCCCGAGGAGGCGCTGCTGATCTACACCGATGCGCCCTTTCATGCCCTCGGTGAGGCCGCGGACGCGGTACGCCGTCGCCGGTACCCGGACAACGTCGTGACGTACCTGATCGATCGCAACATCAATTACACCAACGTCTGCGTCACCGCATGCCGGTTCTGTGCGTTCTTCCGCGCACCCAAGCACGCCGAAGGCTGGGCCCACCCGACCGAGGAGATCCTGCGTCGCTGTGGCGAAGCGGTCGAGCTCGGCGCGACCCAGGTGATGCTGCAGGGCGGGCATCACCCTGACTTCGGCGTCGAGTACTACGAGGAACTGTTCGGCGCGGTGAAGTCCGCGTACCCGCAGTTGGTGATCCACTCGATCGGCCCGAGCGAGATTCTGCACATGGCCAGAGTATCCGGTGTCACCCTGGACGAGGCGATTGCCCGGATCAAGGCGGCGGGTTTGGATTCGATCGCCGGGGCCGGTGCCGAAATGCTGCCGGAACGGCCGCGTCGGGCGATCGCGCCACTCAAGGAGTCGGGCGCGCGCTGGCTCGAGGTGATGGAGTTGGCGCACCGGCACGGCATCGAATCGACCGCGACGATGATGATGGGCACCGGGGAGACCAACGCCGAGCGGATCGAGCACCTGCGGATGATCCGGGACGTCCAGGACTCCACCGGTGGCTTCCGGGCGTTCATTCCGTGGACCTACCAGCCGGAGAACAACCACCTGAAGGGCCGCACCCAGGCGACGACCCTGGAGTACCTGCGCATGATCGCGGTGTCGCGGCTCTTCTTCGACCAGGTCGCGCATCTGCAGGCATCCTGGTTGACCACCGGCAAGGACGTCGGGCAGTTGGCACTGCACATGGGCGTCGACGACCTGGGTTCGATCATGCTGGAGGAGAACGTGATCTCCTCCGCCGGTGCCCGGCACCGGTCGAACCTGCACGAGCTGATCTGGATGATCCGGTCGGCCGGCCGGATCCCGGCACAGCGCGACACCGAGTACCGCCACCTCGCGGTGCACCACACCCCGGCGGACGACCCGACCGACGACCGGGTGGTGTCGCACTTCTCGTCGATCGCCCTGCCCGGCGGTGGCGCCCGACGGGATCTTCCGCTGGTCGACGCCCGCTGA